One genomic window of Prochlorococcus marinus str. NATL2A includes the following:
- a CDS encoding DUF1643 domain-containing protein: protein MFSECRSYRWILKRELLSGKKTILFIGLNPSKANSSHNDRTLMRIINFSSSWNYKNIYIINLFGLISKSPLQLSKSNDPIGENNDLITLKSLEFWRENNNCDLWLGWGDKGQLNGRDLKVLKLIKNFSNFKSNENNYSKRVLSLGLSKKGNPRHPLYMPNHSFLRRFDL, encoded by the coding sequence TTGTTTAGTGAATGCCGGTCCTATCGATGGATCTTAAAAAGAGAGTTATTAAGTGGAAAAAAGACCATCCTCTTTATTGGCTTGAATCCTTCAAAAGCTAATTCTTCCCATAACGATAGGACTCTAATGCGGATAATTAATTTTTCTTCGAGTTGGAATTATAAAAATATCTATATAATTAACCTCTTTGGCCTGATTTCCAAGTCTCCTCTTCAACTATCAAAAAGCAATGATCCAATAGGAGAAAATAATGATTTAATTACTTTAAAATCATTAGAATTTTGGCGGGAAAATAATAATTGTGATTTGTGGTTAGGATGGGGTGATAAAGGTCAATTAAATGGACGTGATCTTAAAGTTCTAAAATTAATAAAAAATTTTTCAAATTTCAAATCTAATGAAAATAATTATTCCAAACGTGTTTTAAGTCTTGGCCTGAGTAAAAAAGGTAACCCTCGTCACCCTCTCTATATGCCTAATCATTCTTTCTTAAGAAGATTTGATCTATAA
- a CDS encoding cation:proton antiporter has protein sequence MTPERLGLLWGITVFSGAGARLLSVLTGLPGVVLLLLSGLLIGRSGLGLVEPLDLGKGLETIVGLLVSLVLFDGGLNLRFPGGAIKSIVLRISSIRLIISLAAGFFAAHWFAGLGWSVAGVYSAIVLATGPTVVTPLVRQIRLASPLSDVLEAEGLILEPIGAVLALLLLELVVGDLHGWRELFLGLLSRLGGGVLIGSLAGLFLSEGLKRLRSEPYIGIRLQLTLGVVFLLYGVCEWLLPESGLPASVAAGFVVGQRPSTQANELDKLIRELAQLAITMLFPLLAADVSWGELSPLGWGGITCVLFLMIIVRPIAVSIATFGLPLDNKQRLFLGWLAPRGIVTAAVASLFSIRLEQAGVLGAGKLQGLVFLTILMTVGIQGLTAQPLAKMLGLLDEDKDLDKPTNSGSIFTES, from the coding sequence ATGACTCCTGAGCGACTGGGTTTGCTCTGGGGCATCACAGTTTTTTCTGGGGCTGGAGCAAGATTACTATCAGTGCTAACAGGACTTCCTGGGGTAGTTTTATTGTTGCTATCTGGCTTGTTGATTGGTAGATCAGGTCTTGGATTGGTTGAACCTTTAGATCTAGGTAAGGGGTTGGAGACAATCGTTGGTTTGTTGGTAAGCCTTGTTTTGTTTGATGGTGGTTTGAATCTTCGATTTCCTGGAGGGGCAATCAAGTCAATAGTTCTAAGAATTTCCTCAATCAGATTAATTATTTCATTGGCAGCTGGCTTCTTTGCTGCACATTGGTTCGCTGGGCTTGGTTGGTCAGTCGCAGGAGTTTATAGCGCGATTGTTCTTGCTACTGGGCCAACGGTTGTAACTCCTTTAGTTCGACAAATTCGACTTGCATCGCCATTGAGTGATGTTCTTGAAGCTGAAGGTTTGATACTCGAACCTATTGGAGCAGTGCTTGCGCTTTTGTTGTTAGAGCTTGTTGTTGGAGATTTACATGGCTGGAGAGAGCTTTTTCTTGGTTTGCTTTCAAGGCTTGGAGGAGGAGTTTTAATTGGGTCACTCGCAGGTCTTTTCCTTTCAGAGGGTTTGAAGCGCTTACGCTCTGAGCCTTATATCGGGATCAGATTACAACTTACTCTTGGAGTAGTTTTTCTGCTTTATGGCGTATGCGAATGGTTGTTACCTGAATCAGGCTTGCCGGCATCTGTTGCCGCAGGATTTGTTGTAGGACAAAGACCTTCTACACAGGCGAATGAACTTGATAAATTAATAAGAGAATTAGCTCAGTTAGCAATAACTATGCTTTTTCCTTTATTAGCAGCCGACGTTTCATGGGGTGAATTGAGTCCTTTGGGCTGGGGAGGTATAACTTGCGTACTTTTTTTGATGATCATAGTGAGGCCAATAGCTGTATCGATAGCAACTTTTGGATTGCCTCTTGATAATAAACAAAGATTATTTCTTGGTTGGTTGGCTCCCCGTGGAATAGTGACTGCAGCAGTTGCTTCTTTATTCTCAATTAGATTGGAGCAGGCAGGCGTTTTAGGGGCTGGAAAACTTCAGGGATTAGTCTTTTTGACAATATTAATGACAGTAGGTATTCAAGGTTTAACAGCTCAACCATTGGCAAAAATGTTGGGTCTACTGGATGAAGATAAAGATTTAGATAAGCCGACTAATTCGGGCTCTATCTTTACTGAATCTTGA
- the gltX gene encoding glutamate--tRNA ligase — protein MKVRVRLAPSPTGTLHLGTARTALFNWLFAKKEGGTFLLRIEDTDIERSREEYINDIYDGLQWLGINWDESPTIQSERVNEHKQIIKTLVDKGFAYKCYASEAELDEMRETQKRNGLAPKYDNRHRNLTPEQESEFIKSGRDPVIRFKISDEKLISWNDLIRGKMTWSGKDLGGDMVIARRAPANSIGDPLYNLVVVADDSAMKISHVIRGEDHLANTAKQILLYEALDLNIPVFAHTPLILNSEGKKLSKRDGVTSISEFKKMGYTSEAMANYMTLLGWSVPEGINERFNISEVSEIFSFKKVNKASAKFDWDKLNWLNSQVIHEMSAETLLENLEPLFKENGWHLPSHEWGINLVGLIGPSMVLINDGVDQAKPFFEEQELSEDGKKQLEIKEAAVILKFILEKLEDTDAASFSKEKALDLINQATKSCEVKKGLVMKSLRAALFGTLNGPDLIQSWVLLSRFSKDRARISRLI, from the coding sequence TTGAAAGTTAGGGTAAGATTGGCACCAAGTCCAACTGGAACACTTCATCTAGGAACAGCGAGAACGGCACTATTTAACTGGCTATTTGCAAAAAAAGAAGGTGGAACTTTTCTCTTAAGAATTGAAGATACAGATATTGAAAGATCAAGAGAAGAGTATATAAACGACATATATGATGGTCTCCAGTGGCTAGGAATCAACTGGGATGAATCCCCAACAATTCAAAGTGAAAGAGTAAATGAACATAAACAAATTATAAAAACTCTCGTCGATAAAGGATTTGCATATAAATGTTATGCATCAGAAGCTGAACTAGATGAAATGAGAGAAACTCAAAAGAGAAATGGTTTAGCCCCAAAATATGACAATAGGCACAGAAACTTAACTCCTGAGCAAGAATCAGAATTTATAAAGAGTGGAAGAGATCCTGTTATCAGATTCAAAATCAGTGATGAAAAATTAATTTCATGGAATGACTTGATTCGTGGAAAAATGACTTGGAGTGGAAAAGATTTAGGAGGTGATATGGTCATCGCAAGAAGAGCACCAGCGAATTCAATTGGTGATCCCTTATACAATTTAGTTGTGGTAGCTGATGATTCAGCAATGAAAATTTCTCATGTAATAAGGGGAGAAGATCATCTTGCAAATACAGCGAAACAAATTCTTCTTTACGAAGCTCTTGATCTAAATATTCCAGTTTTTGCTCATACTCCTTTAATTCTTAATTCTGAAGGTAAAAAACTTTCCAAGAGGGATGGAGTTACTTCCATTTCTGAATTCAAGAAAATGGGTTACACATCTGAAGCGATGGCTAATTATATGACTCTTCTTGGCTGGTCAGTTCCAGAAGGAATTAATGAAAGATTCAACATTTCAGAAGTTTCAGAGATTTTCAGTTTTAAAAAGGTTAATAAAGCTTCAGCAAAATTTGATTGGGACAAATTGAACTGGCTCAACTCTCAAGTAATCCATGAGATGTCAGCAGAAACTCTATTAGAAAATTTAGAACCTTTATTTAAAGAAAATGGATGGCATCTTCCAAGTCATGAATGGGGCATCAATCTAGTAGGTTTAATAGGGCCATCCATGGTTCTTATTAATGATGGAGTGGACCAAGCTAAACCTTTTTTTGAAGAGCAAGAATTAAGTGAAGATGGCAAAAAGCAATTGGAAATCAAAGAAGCAGCTGTAATTTTAAAGTTTATTCTTGAAAAGTTGGAGGACACAGATGCTGCATCTTTTTCTAAAGAGAAAGCTCTTGATTTAATTAATCAAGCTACAAAAAGCTGCGAAGTAAAAAAAGGTCTTGTTATGAAAAGTCTTAGAGCTGCGCTTTTTGGAACGCTCAATGGTCCTGATTTAATTCAAAGTTGGGTTTTACTCTCAAGATTCAGTAAAGATAGAGCCCGAATTAGTCGGCTTATCTAA
- a CDS encoding hyperconserved protein Hcp: MELDLQPGDVVKVLESAALGWVRARVIRVKSGGRVVVQSDQGREFTARGNQVRLIEPAGFRP, encoded by the coding sequence ATGGAGTTGGATCTTCAACCTGGCGATGTCGTAAAAGTTCTTGAGTCAGCCGCATTAGGCTGGGTCAGAGCTAGAGTTATTCGTGTTAAATCAGGTGGCCGAGTTGTAGTGCAGAGCGACCAAGGTCGCGAGTTCACTGCTCGTGGGAATCAAGTTAGGCTTATAGAACCTGCTGGTTTTCGTCCTTAA
- the rplS gene encoding 50S ribosomal protein L19 produces the protein MSVDSKEPSSQEVKIEDESNASEDSEVKTASETKSKGKKISIQNLSPAEIIKTFEDAQLGKDLPDVYVGDTVRVGVRISEGNKERVQPYEGVVIAKRHGGIHQTITVRRIFQGIGVERIFLVHSPQVASIKVERRGKVRRAKLFYLRERVGKATRVKQRFDR, from the coding sequence ATGTCCGTCGATTCGAAAGAGCCCTCATCACAAGAGGTAAAAATTGAAGATGAATCAAATGCTTCAGAGGACTCTGAGGTTAAAACAGCTTCTGAAACCAAATCTAAAGGAAAGAAAATTTCAATTCAGAATCTCTCTCCTGCAGAAATAATAAAGACTTTTGAAGATGCGCAACTAGGCAAAGATCTCCCTGATGTTTACGTTGGAGATACCGTTCGTGTTGGTGTCCGAATTAGTGAGGGCAATAAGGAGAGGGTTCAGCCCTATGAGGGTGTCGTAATAGCAAAGAGACATGGAGGAATTCATCAAACAATTACCGTAAGGAGAATTTTCCAAGGAATAGGAGTTGAGAGAATTTTTCTGGTTCACAGTCCACAAGTTGCATCGATTAAGGTTGAGCGCCGAGGTAAAGTAAGAAGAGCGAAGCTTTTCTATCTGCGTGAGCGAGTGGGCAAAGCCACACGCGTCAAGCAGCGCTTCGACCGCTGA
- the map gene encoding type I methionyl aminopeptidase has product MNLFSDLLSSENSKIPINNGPVIKQRRGVEIKSSREIEIMRKSSKIVATVLSEIRDLVKPGMSTLDLDNYAEKRIRDHDAKPSFKGYHGFPGSICSSINNEVVHGIPSKKKIINDGDLLKVDTGAFYNGYHGDSCITICVGNTSDKANELSRVAREALMLGIKQIRPQNKLLDIAGAIEDYVKANGFSVVEDYTGHGVGRNLHEEPSVFNFRTNDLPNVTLREGMTIAVEPIINLGSKHCKTLSDGWTVITKDGNLSAQWEHTVLVTKNGCEILTDRGD; this is encoded by the coding sequence ATGAATCTTTTCTCTGATCTTCTTTCTTCTGAAAACTCAAAAATCCCCATAAATAATGGCCCTGTAATTAAACAAAGGAGAGGGGTTGAAATTAAGTCTTCAAGAGAGATAGAAATTATGCGTAAATCCAGCAAAATAGTTGCAACTGTATTGAGTGAAATTAGAGACTTAGTTAAACCTGGAATGTCTACACTAGATCTAGATAATTATGCTGAAAAACGAATAAGAGATCATGATGCAAAGCCAAGCTTCAAAGGATATCATGGCTTCCCAGGTAGTATATGTTCAAGCATAAATAACGAAGTTGTTCATGGAATTCCGAGTAAGAAGAAGATTATTAATGATGGAGATTTGCTAAAAGTAGATACGGGAGCTTTTTATAATGGTTACCATGGCGATAGTTGTATAACAATATGCGTAGGTAATACCTCAGATAAAGCAAACGAATTGAGTAGAGTCGCTAGAGAAGCTTTGATGCTTGGAATAAAACAAATTAGGCCACAAAACAAACTTCTTGATATTGCAGGTGCAATAGAAGATTATGTGAAAGCCAATGGTTTTAGTGTCGTCGAAGATTACACTGGGCATGGAGTAGGTAGAAACCTTCACGAAGAACCTTCGGTGTTTAATTTCAGAACTAATGATTTACCAAATGTTACTCTAAGAGAGGGGATGACTATTGCAGTGGAACCTATAATTAATCTTGGGTCAAAACACTGTAAGACACTGAGTGATGGATGGACAGTCATTACAAAAGATGGAAATCTATCTGCTCAATGGGAACATACTGTTTTGGTTACAAAAAATGGTTGCGAGATATTAACTGATAGAGGTGATTGA
- a CDS encoding SDR family oxidoreductase, whose protein sequence is MKKSLSDKSRFKGLKIAITGANGSLGKSLIEVLKKEGAYLIGLTHDKKNDSNSEGGKPDEWILWSCGKERLLSSILANIDILILNHGFNPKGMIESNEINKALEINSLSHLRLIEIFEDLALSNNLNKYNSKEIWVNTSEAEIQIAFSPVYEITKRLIGELISLKKSKLLMEKRNSFIIKKLILGPFKSKLNPQGIMSPEFVAKKIVQKAKKEDYLVIVSPNPITHLIMPLVESIRILYSRFINKIYSNATPLK, encoded by the coding sequence ATGAAAAAAAGCTTGTCAGACAAATCAAGGTTTAAAGGTTTAAAAATTGCCATAACCGGTGCGAATGGAAGCCTAGGCAAGTCTCTTATTGAGGTTCTAAAAAAAGAAGGGGCTTATCTAATTGGCTTAACTCATGACAAAAAGAATGATAGTAACTCTGAGGGAGGCAAACCTGACGAATGGATTCTATGGTCCTGTGGAAAAGAAAGACTCCTTTCAAGTATTCTCGCTAATATTGACATCTTAATACTTAATCATGGATTTAATCCAAAAGGAATGATTGAATCAAATGAAATAAATAAAGCCTTAGAAATAAATTCCCTTAGTCATTTGAGATTAATAGAAATCTTTGAGGATTTAGCCCTATCAAATAATTTAAATAAGTACAATTCTAAGGAAATATGGGTAAATACATCTGAAGCAGAGATTCAAATAGCTTTTAGTCCAGTATATGAAATAACAAAACGTCTAATAGGTGAACTTATAAGTTTAAAAAAAAGTAAATTATTAATGGAAAAAAGAAATTCTTTTATCATCAAAAAATTAATATTAGGTCCTTTTAAATCGAAATTAAATCCACAAGGAATCATGAGCCCTGAATTTGTGGCAAAAAAAATAGTTCAAAAAGCAAAAAAAGAGGATTATTTAGTAATAGTATCTCCTAATCCCATAACACATTTAATAATGCCATTAGTTGAATCAATTAGAATATTATATTCAAGATTTATAAATAAAATTTACTCAAATGCCACCCCTTTAAAATAA
- a CDS encoding phosphotransacetylase family protein: protein MSKTFLIGSCEPFSGKSALVLGIARNLIASNHMVRFGKPLATSLELNVSERGDIQDMIDDDVRFVGETLQLSPENLIPSIQFLAASTANERIQKNILDPGGGVDEFQLSLNSSGEAINILEAAGSLHEGLLYGLSLPQLAKGLKAKVLLAHFWQDSRSVEALLEAKNQLGDHLSGVILNAVNPDQIKDIKENIVPSLKALGLEIFGVMPRSPLLRSVTVEELVRRLNARVICCSDRLELMVETLSIGAMSVNSAMEFFRRRRNMAVVTGADRTDIQLAALEASTQCLILTGAGEPLPQLINRSEELDVPLLKVDRDTLSTVEVIEQAFGHVRLHETVKATYAFRLVQEHCDLDRIFKTLGISS from the coding sequence ATGAGCAAGACCTTTCTGATTGGATCATGCGAACCATTTAGCGGTAAGTCAGCATTAGTTCTTGGCATAGCAAGGAATTTAATTGCTTCCAATCATATGGTTAGATTTGGTAAACCATTAGCCACAAGCCTTGAATTAAATGTCTCTGAAAGAGGAGACATTCAAGATATGATTGATGATGATGTCAGATTCGTTGGGGAGACATTACAATTATCTCCTGAGAATTTAATTCCTTCCATTCAATTTTTGGCGGCTTCTACTGCTAATGAGAGGATTCAAAAAAATATCTTAGATCCGGGGGGGGGGGTTGACGAGTTCCAGCTATCTCTTAATTCTTCTGGTGAGGCTATCAATATTCTTGAAGCAGCAGGTAGTTTGCATGAGGGGCTATTGTATGGATTAAGTCTCCCTCAACTTGCTAAAGGTTTAAAGGCTAAAGTTTTACTTGCTCATTTCTGGCAAGATAGTAGAAGTGTTGAAGCTTTATTGGAGGCTAAAAATCAGCTAGGAGACCATCTAAGTGGTGTTATTTTAAATGCGGTTAACCCTGATCAAATCAAAGATATTAAAGAAAATATAGTTCCATCTCTTAAGGCATTAGGTTTAGAGATCTTTGGAGTAATGCCTAGGTCTCCTTTGTTGAGGAGTGTCACTGTTGAAGAATTGGTGAGACGTTTAAATGCTCGAGTTATTTGTTGTTCTGACAGGCTTGAGTTGATGGTCGAGACATTAAGCATAGGGGCGATGAGTGTTAATTCTGCAATGGAATTTTTTCGAAGAAGGCGTAATATGGCCGTAGTGACCGGAGCAGATCGAACAGATATACAATTGGCTGCTTTGGAAGCTTCGACTCAATGTTTAATATTAACAGGAGCTGGCGAACCTCTACCACAATTGATTAATAGATCAGAAGAGTTAGATGTTCCATTGCTAAAAGTTGATAGAGATACTCTTTCAACAGTTGAGGTCATTGAACAAGCCTTTGGTCATGTTCGTCTTCATGAGACAGTCAAAGCTACTTATGCTTTTCGTTTAGTACAAGAACATTGCGATCTCGATCGAATCTTTAAAACTTTAGGAATTTCTTCTTGA
- a CDS encoding YajQ family cyclic di-GMP-binding protein, which produces MPSSYSFDVVSEFDQQELVNAIDQLRREVDQRYDLKDSKTKIDIKEDELSIVSLSDMTIESVKDILLQKATKRNLSLKIFDFQKIETIGGNMVMQIVKLKKGLSQEISKKLSKLVRDNMKKVTASIQGDSLRITGKNKDDLQAAINLIKKQEEEFDIALQFQNYR; this is translated from the coding sequence ATGCCCTCTTCTTATTCTTTTGACGTGGTTTCAGAATTTGATCAGCAGGAATTAGTAAATGCTATTGATCAATTGAGGAGAGAAGTTGATCAAAGGTATGATCTAAAAGACTCAAAGACAAAAATTGACATTAAAGAAGATGAACTATCTATTGTTTCTCTCAGCGATATGACAATTGAATCTGTAAAAGATATTTTATTACAAAAAGCTACTAAAAGAAATTTGTCATTAAAGATATTTGATTTTCAAAAGATTGAAACTATAGGAGGAAATATGGTAATGCAAATTGTTAAACTAAAGAAAGGTCTTTCTCAAGAAATATCAAAAAAATTAAGTAAGTTAGTCCGAGATAATATGAAGAAAGTAACTGCATCAATACAAGGAGATAGTTTGAGAATTACAGGAAAAAATAAAGATGATTTACAAGCTGCAATTAATTTAATTAAGAAACAGGAGGAGGAATTCGATATAGCTCTTCAATTCCAAAATTATAGATAG
- a CDS encoding prohibitin family protein: protein MTTPFRNVTPNGPGGTTTLLLVLSFTGFLLLTQAFFVVPAGQVSVVTTLGKVSGGSRKPGLNFKVPFVQNTYPFNVQTQVRPEKFDSLTKDLQVISATATVKYALKPNEAGRVFKTISYNDREIYNRIIQPSLLKALKSVFSKYELVTIASSWSDISELVEDTVAEELNKFDYVDVQSLDLTGLTIADEYRAAIEQKQIAEQQLLRAQTEVKIAEQEALRYDTLNKSLDDQVLFKLFLDKWNGETQVVPSLPGNGSGNVPVIVRGKN from the coding sequence ATGACAACTCCATTTCGTAATGTGACTCCGAATGGACCAGGTGGCACAACAACTCTTCTACTTGTCCTTTCCTTTACTGGTTTTTTACTTCTTACTCAAGCATTTTTTGTCGTTCCGGCTGGTCAGGTTTCAGTAGTAACTACATTAGGAAAAGTCAGTGGGGGCTCACGCAAACCTGGTTTGAATTTTAAAGTTCCTTTTGTTCAAAATACCTATCCATTTAATGTGCAAACTCAAGTTAGACCAGAAAAATTTGATTCATTAACAAAAGATTTGCAAGTTATTTCTGCAACCGCCACTGTTAAATATGCTCTAAAACCTAATGAGGCTGGAAGAGTCTTTAAAACTATCTCTTATAACGACAGAGAGATATATAACAGGATTATTCAACCATCACTACTTAAAGCACTCAAGTCAGTCTTCTCAAAGTATGAGTTGGTAACCATAGCTAGTTCTTGGAGTGATATTTCAGAATTAGTAGAGGATACGGTTGCAGAGGAACTAAATAAGTTTGACTATGTTGATGTTCAATCTCTTGATTTAACTGGTTTAACAATTGCAGATGAATATCGAGCAGCTATTGAACAAAAACAGATTGCTGAGCAGCAATTATTGAGAGCTCAAACCGAAGTTAAAATTGCAGAGCAAGAAGCTCTTAGATACGACACTCTAAATAAAAGTCTTGATGATCAAGTTCTTTTCAAATTGTTTTTAGATAAATGGAATGGTGAGACACAAGTTGTTCCTTCATTGCCAGGAAACGGTTCAGGAAATGTTCCTGTAATTGTTAGAGGAAAAAACTAA
- the hemL gene encoding glutamate-1-semialdehyde 2,1-aminomutase — protein sequence MNTKRSEEIFGAAKNLMPGGVSSPVRAFKSVEGDPIVFDRVKGPYAWDVDGNRYIDYVGSWGPAICGHAHPEVIAALQETLEKGTSFGAPCVLENQLAEMVIDAVPSVEMVRFVNSGTEACMAVLRLMRAFTGRDKVIKFEGCYHGHADMFLVKAGSGVATLGLPDSPGVPRSTTANTLTAPYNDLEAVKELFAENPDAISGVILEPVVGNAGFITPEPGFLEGLREVTQENGALLVFDEVMTGFRISYGGAQERFGVTPDLTTMGKVIGGGLPVGAYGGRKEIMSMVSPSGPMYQAGTLSGNPLAMTAGIKTLELLKQEGTYEKLEAITKKLLDGILTAAKESNIPIYGQSISAMFGFYLCEGPVRNFEEAKSSDTELFSKIHRLMLQKGVYLAPSAFEAGFTSLAHSEDDINATIKAFKEIFSEMS from the coding sequence TTGAACACAAAAAGATCTGAAGAGATTTTTGGTGCTGCCAAAAATTTGATGCCTGGTGGAGTCAGTTCACCTGTAAGGGCTTTCAAATCTGTTGAAGGGGATCCAATCGTTTTTGATCGAGTTAAAGGTCCCTATGCTTGGGATGTTGATGGGAACAGATACATCGACTATGTTGGCAGTTGGGGGCCTGCGATTTGTGGCCATGCTCACCCTGAGGTAATAGCAGCCCTTCAAGAAACACTTGAAAAAGGTACGAGCTTCGGAGCACCTTGTGTTCTGGAAAACCAGCTCGCTGAAATGGTTATAGATGCCGTACCTAGCGTTGAAATGGTCCGCTTCGTCAATAGTGGTACTGAAGCATGTATGGCTGTTCTCCGTTTAATGAGAGCCTTCACTGGAAGAGATAAAGTTATCAAGTTTGAGGGCTGCTATCACGGACATGCAGATATGTTTTTAGTGAAAGCTGGCTCAGGAGTAGCAACACTTGGTTTGCCAGACTCACCAGGTGTACCAAGAAGTACAACAGCCAATACACTTACTGCTCCTTATAACGATCTTGAAGCAGTCAAAGAACTATTTGCTGAAAACCCTGATGCTATTTCAGGAGTCATACTTGAGCCTGTTGTGGGGAATGCAGGCTTCATAACACCTGAGCCAGGATTCTTAGAAGGATTAAGAGAGGTAACTCAAGAGAACGGTGCTCTTTTGGTTTTTGATGAGGTAATGACTGGTTTTCGAATCAGCTATGGGGGAGCACAAGAGCGTTTTGGAGTTACCCCTGATTTGACGACTATGGGTAAAGTAATTGGGGGTGGCCTTCCAGTAGGAGCTTATGGAGGCCGTAAAGAAATCATGTCAATGGTCTCACCATCCGGTCCAATGTATCAAGCAGGTACTTTGAGCGGAAATCCTCTTGCCATGACAGCAGGTATTAAAACTCTTGAACTGCTTAAACAAGAAGGAACATATGAAAAATTAGAAGCTATTACAAAAAAGCTTTTGGATGGGATCCTCACTGCTGCTAAAGAATCAAATATTCCTATTTATGGTCAGAGCATTAGCGCTATGTTCGGTTTTTACTTATGTGAGGGCCCTGTTAGAAACTTTGAGGAAGCCAAATCTTCTGACACTGAACTATTCAGTAAAATTCATAGACTGATGCTTCAAAAGGGTGTTTATCTAGCTCCAAGTGCATTTGAAGCTGGTTTTACATCACTTGCTCATTCTGAAGATGATATAAATGCGACAATAAAAGCTTTTAAAGAAATCTTTTCTGAAATGTCATAA
- the xth gene encoding exodeoxyribonuclease III, translated as MLVATWNVNSIRSRIDHVKEWLITNKIDILCLQETKTEDKFFPIEIFSDLGYEVSISGQKSYNGVAIISRFPINDIKIGFNEVTNDYQDLSILSEQKRIISADINDIRIINVYVPNGSSINSDKFIYKKKWLKCLQVYLREINKNNTPICLLGDFNIAPEDRDIHTPSRYEESIMASSKERELLKDALGGELEDVFRIFEPGEKNWSWWDYRHSAWERDKGWRIDHIYLTEDILSCANSCWIDKEQRSREKPSDHAPVVVDINWPPSDIENEFFF; from the coding sequence TTGCTTGTTGCAACCTGGAATGTGAATTCTATTCGTTCAAGAATAGATCATGTCAAAGAATGGCTCATCACTAACAAGATTGACATTCTTTGCTTACAAGAGACAAAAACAGAAGATAAATTTTTTCCAATTGAAATTTTTTCAGACCTTGGGTATGAGGTATCAATCTCTGGCCAAAAGTCTTATAATGGAGTGGCAATAATAAGTCGATTCCCAATTAATGATATAAAGATTGGGTTTAATGAAGTTACCAACGACTATCAAGATTTATCTATATTAAGTGAGCAGAAAAGAATTATAAGCGCTGATATCAATGATATTAGAATCATAAATGTTTATGTTCCAAATGGATCATCTATAAATTCAGATAAGTTTATTTATAAAAAAAAATGGCTAAAATGCCTACAGGTTTACCTAAGAGAAATCAATAAAAATAATACACCTATATGTTTACTAGGAGACTTTAATATTGCCCCTGAAGATAGAGATATCCATACACCAAGTAGATATGAAGAGTCAATCATGGCCTCTTCCAAAGAGAGGGAATTACTCAAAGATGCTTTAGGAGGGGAACTAGAAGATGTTTTTAGGATTTTTGAGCCGGGAGAGAAAAATTGGTCTTGGTGGGATTATCGGCATTCAGCCTGGGAAAGAGACAAGGGTTGGAGGATCGATCATATTTACCTAACAGAAGATATTCTTAGTTGTGCCAATAGTTGTTGGATCGACAAAGAACAAAGATCTAGAGAGAAACCTAGTGATCACGCACCTGTAGTTGTGGATATCAACTGGCCTCCATCAGATATTGAAAATGAATTTTTCTTCTAA